One Streptomonospora salina genomic window, TCCCAAGCGCCGCGCCACCACCGCCCCGTCCTCAGCGGAAGTGCCGTCATGGATCAGCGCCGATCCCGGCCCGCTCCCGGCACCGCTGGAGCTGCCCGTCTCAGCGATCGGTGACGACGGGGTGATCGACCTGGGCGAGCACGGCGCCGCCCTCGTCCTCGACTGCTCGACCGTCAACGTCGGGCTGCGCACCGAGGAGGAACGCGCCGCCCTCGTGTCCGGGTTCGCCTCCTACCTCAACTCCCTGGCGGCTCCGGTCCAGATCCTGGTGCGCGCCGAATCGGTACGTCTGGACCCGCTGATTGCCGCCCTCGATGCCGCGGCACCGACGTTGCCGCACCCGGCACTGGAGCAGGCCGCCCGCGCCCACGCCGACTTCCTCAACGACCTGGCCGCCTCCCACACGCTGCTGTATCGCCGCGTGCTGCTGGTGGTGCGCGAGCCTGCCGCCCACGGGCGGCAGGCAGCGGCAACGCTCAAGCGCCGGGCCGACGATGCCGCCCGGGCGCTGGCTGGTGCCGGCAGCACCGCCACCGTCCTCGACGGACCGCGGGCCGTCGCCGTGCTCGCCGCGGCCGCCGACCCCACCCGTACCGGCGGCGTCGCCCCGGAAGATCTCGCCGCCCCCGATGCCGTGATCACCGGCCCGGAAACCGAACAGCAGGAGGAGGGCTGAACCATGCGTCGACTATTGCGAACGCGGCGGGCGCACCGGACGGCGACCGGGTCGGGCCCTGTTAATGCTGAGGTCGAGATCGGCCAGCGCCGCATGCGGCTGGGCGAGGGCGCCGCGGCCTCCTTCGTCGTCACGGGCTATCCGGCCGAGGTCGGCCACGCCTGGCTGGAACCGCTGCTGACCTACCCCGGCCGCCTCGACGTGAGCCTGCACATCGAACCGGTCCCGCCGAAGGTGGCCGCCGACCGGCTGCGCCGCCAGATGGCCCGGCTGGAATCGTCCAACCAGACCGGGGCCGAACAGGGCAAGCTCGAGGACTTCGAATCCGAGGTCGCCGCCGACGACGCACGCGACATGGCCGCCTCCCTGGCCCGCGGGGACGGCAAGCTGTTTCGCGTCGGGCTGTCGGTCACGGTCCACGCCGCATCAGACGAGGAGCTGGACGAGGAGGTCGGCCACGTCCAGTCGCTGGCCTCCTCCATGCTGATCGACGCCCGCCCCGCCTCCTACCGCCAACTGCAGGGCTGGGTCTCGGCCCTGCCGACGGGCGTGGATCTGCTGGGCCAGCGCCGCAGCATGGACACCCATGCGCTCTCGGCGGCCTACCCGTTCGCCTCCCCCGACGTGGCGGTCGAGACCTCGCCCACCGCCGTCCTCTACGGTCTCAACGCCGACTCCTCGGGGGTGGTGGTCTGGGACCGGTGGGCTCTGGACACCTACAACACCGTCGTGTTGGCCCGCTCCGGCGCCGGCAAGTCCTACTTCTGCAAACTCGACCTGCTCCGGTCGATGTATGCGGGGATCACGGCCGCGGTCATCGATCCCGAAGACGAATACAGCCGGCTGACCGAGGCCGTGGGCGGAACCACGATCCGGCTGGGCGAGCCCGGGGTGCACCTCAACCCCCTGGACCTCGCCCTCGATCAGGCCGCGAACCGCGACGCCCTGAGTCGGCGGGCGTTGTTCCTGCACACCCTGCTGGCGGTCATGCTCGGCGGTCCCCTGGGCCCGCGCCAGCGCGCCGCCCTGGACCAGGCGCTGATCGCCACCTACCGGGCCGCGGGCATCACCGCCGACGAGCGCACCTGGAACCGTCCCGCCCCGCTGCTGGCCGACCTGGTCGCGACCCTGGAGAACGAGGGCGACGAGCACGGCCAGGACCTCGCCGTCCAGCTCGCGCCCTACACCACGGGTTCCTACAGCGAGCTGTTTCGCGCCCCGACCACCCGGCGGCCTTCCGGCCATCTCGTGTCGTGGTCGCTGCGGGATCTGCCCGACGAGCTCAAGGCCACCGGGACCCTGTTGGCGCTGGATGCGATCTGGCGCACCGTCGCCGATGCCGCCCCCGATCACCCCCGCATGGTGCTGGTGGATGAGGGCTGGCTGCTCATGTCCGAGCCCGAGGGCGCGAAGTTCCTGTTCCGCCTGGCCAAGGCCGCCCGCAAACGCTGGGTCGGGTTGACGGTAGCCACTCAGGACGCCGCCGACGTGCTCGGATCCGAGCTGGGCAAAGCCGTCGTCGCCAACTCCGCCACCCAGATCCTGATGCGCCAGGCGCCCCAGGCCATCGACCAGATGGCCGACTCCTTCGCGCTGTCCGACGGCGAGCGCCGGCACCTGCTCACCGCTTCACCTGGGGACGCGCTGCTGTGCAGCGGTCAGCGCCGGGTGGCCTTCCGCGTGGTCGCCAGCCAAGCCGAACACCAGCTCGTCACGACCAATCCGGCCGAGTTCGCCCATCCCGCCCGCTCCGACGAGGGCTCCACAGAACTGGACGTCGACACCGCCGAGGAGGACGACCTGCTATGACCCCTCGTCTCACCGAACTGGGCCGCCTGCCCACCGCACTCGCCGAGTTCCTGTTCTTCCTGATCACCACCTATGGGTGGTATCTCCTATCCGCGGCGCTGATGATCGTCGCCGCCCTGCTGGCCGCGCGCGCCGCCGCCTCCTGGCTGCGGCACCGTCGCTGGGCTCGCGATGCCCGCCTCATCGAGATCCTGCCCCCGCCCGAAAGCGACATGGCCGGCGCGGTGCACCTGTGGCGCCAAATGCTGGGCACCCTGCGCCCGGTCTGGAAACGCGCACTGCTGGGCCAACCCCACGTGGTGTGGGAATACGCCATGACCACCACCGGGCTGGGCATCCGCATGTGGATACCCGGCCCGATTCCGCCCGGTCTGGTCGAGCGCGCCATCACGTCCTCCTGGCCCGGCGCCGCGGCCACCACCCATCCCGTCCGCCCACCCGAGGCCGACCAGCACGTGCGGGGCGGGCGAGTCCGGCTCGCGCGCCCCGACCACTACCCCATCGAGACCGGCTACGACGAGGACCCGGTGCGCGCGCTGATCGGCGCGGCCGGCGACCTCGTCGGCGACGAGGAGATCCTGGTGCAGGTCGCGGTGCGCCCCATCACCGGGGCCCGGTTGCGCCGCGCGGGCCGCGCCGCCCACCGGCTGCGCCACACCGCGCCCGAGACCGCAGACCCTTTCGCCCCCGGCCACCGGCCGCGTCGGCACGGGCCTTCGCCGGAGGCCTCGAGCGAGATCCGCGCGATCGTGCACAAGGCCACCCAGCCGCGGCTGGAGACCCACATCCGCTACCTCATCTCCTCCACGGGCGACGGTGAGCAGGCTCGCCAGGCGCGCCGCGGCCGCTCCCACGCCTTGGCCGCGGCCTTCGCGGTCTTCAGCGGCTACAACCACTACCAGCGCCGCCGGATGCTGCTGGCCCCGCAGTGGCTGGCGACGGTGCGGTTCATGGGCCACGGCGACCTGCTCACCGCCGCCGAACTGGCCGCCGTTGCGCACCTGCCCCTCGATGAGACCGTGCCGGGGCTGCAGCGCGCCCCGGCCCGCCCGGTTCCGCCCCCGCCCCAGGTGGCCGCCGACTCCCCACAGGCGCGGCTGCTGGGCACGGCGGAACAGTCCAAGCGCCGCACCATCGCCCAACACGCCGCCGATGCGCGCCAGCACACCCACATCATCGGCGGAACCGGCACCGGCAAGACCACCCTGCTGATGAACATGGCCCTGGACGACATCGCCAAAGGCCGCGGGCTGGTGATGATCGAACCCAAGGGCGAATCCGACCTGCTGCTGCCCCGCATCCCCGAGAAGGCGATGGACCGGGTCGTGCTGATCGATCCCGACGACGACGCCCCGCCGCCCGCGCTCAACGTGCTGGCCGGCAGTGACCCGGTGCGCACCGCCGACACCATCACCGGGGTGTTCCAGCGCATCTTCGCCGACTCCTGGGGGCCGCGCACCGACGACATCCTGCGCTCGGCCGTCCTCACCCTCGCCGGAACCCCGCAGGCCAGCTTGGCCAACATCCCCAAACTCCTCGACAACAGCAGCTTCCGCCGCCGCGCCACCGCCCACCTGGAACCCACCTCGGTGCTGGCCGGATTCTGGTCCTGGTACGAGGGCCTGTCCGAGCCGGCCCGTGCCCATGCCACCGCCCCGTTGATGAACAAGCTGCGCGCGGTGCTGCTGCGCGACTTCGCCCGCGACCTGCTGGCCGCCCGCCCGCAGCACAGTCTGAACCTGGCACCCCTGCTGGACGAGGACGCGATCATCATCGCCCGCCTGCCCAAAGGCGTCCTCGGCGAAGACACCAGCTCCCTACTGGGTTCGCTCGTGCTGGCCCAGGTATGGCAGGGCGTGCTGGCCCGGGCCGGCCAACGCGAAGCCCAACGCCGCGACATCAACCTCTATCTCGACGAGGCCCACAACTTCCTGACCCTGCCCTACGGGCTGGGCGACATGCTCGCCGAAGCCCGCGCCTACCGCGCCGGGCTCACCATCGCCCACCAGGACCTGGCCCAGCTGCCCCGCGAGCTGCGCGAGGCCACCTCCACCAACGCCCGCTCCAAGATCTTCTTCGACGTCTCCCCCGAAGACGCCCGCGCCCTGGCCCGCCACGTCCAGCCCGAACTCGGCGAACACGACTTGAGTCACTTGGCGCGGTTCCAGGCCGCCACCCGTCTGGTCGCCCACGGCGCGCTCACCCCCGCCTTCACCCTGCGCACCCGACCCCTGCCCGCACCGATCCGCGGGCGGGCCACCGCCGTGCGCAAGGCCGCCCGCACCAACCACACCCGCCAACCCCAGTAACCCCACCGCGCCGTGTGAAGGAGGCGAACCCGTTGTCCGTTGTGCTGCGCCCCGACCACCACACCCCCGTCCGACCCCGCAGCTCGCCGGAGGTCATCAAGACGCTCGTCGCCCGCCTGACCGACCGCGACCGTCACATCATGCGCCTGATCTGGCGCCACAAGGTCCTGACCACCGACCAGCTCACCGCCCTGGGCTGGAACGCCTACAACACCGCCAAACAGCGCCTGGCCACCCTGCACCGCCTACGCGCCCTCGACCGGATCCGCCCCTGGAACCCCCGCGGCGGCGCCCCCTGGCACTACGTCCTCGACACCCCCGGCGCCGAAATCCTCGCCGCCGAACACGGGCAGACACTGCGCGAATTCGGCTACCGCCGCGACCGCGCCCTGGCCCCGGCCACCTCCGCCGCACTGGGCCACCTGCGCGGCCTCAACCAGGTCTTCACCGATCTCTACGCCCACACCCGCACCGCGGCCCACGACGCCCACCTGGACTGGTGGACCGAAGCCGAGTGCGCCGACCTCTACGGCGACATCGTCCGCCCCGACGGCGCCGGCACCTGGACCACCGACGGCCGCAGTGTGGGCTTCTTCCTCGAATACGACACCGGCACCGAACGCCTGCGCCGCCTGGTCGACAAGGTCGAGGCCTACGGCGAACTCGCCCAGGCCACCGCCACCGCCCTCGTCGTGCTGTTCCACCTGCCCAGCCGGCGCCGCGAAGCCCACCTGCGCCGCGCCCTCGGATCCCGCCCCGCAGTTGCGGTGGCCACCGCCACCCACGAGGCCCACCCGGCCGAAGCGGTCTGGGTGCGCGCCGACGACCCCCATCTGCACCCGCGCCGCCTCATCGACCTGGCCCCCGACCACACCGCCGAGCAGCCGATGCTGTTCGACCACACCGCCGAGGAGGAGGACGTTGGCTAGCCTCGGCTGCGGCGTCGCAGTGGGCGCCGCAGCCCTGCTCGTTCCCGCCGTGGCCGTCTCCGCCCTCACCGCCGTCTCCTCCCCCACCGCCGCAGCGGCGCCCGAGGAGGTCGCGGGGGTGCCGGACACGCTGCTGGACGCCTACGCCGGCGCCGCGGCCAGGCTGCACGAGACCCAGCCGCAGTGCTCGGGGATGCGGTGGCAGATCCTCGCCGGCATCGGCAAGATCGAGTCCTCTCTGCTGGCCGGCCACGACATCGCCCCCAACGGCGACGTGTCCCCGCCCATGATCGGCCCCCGCCTGGACGGCTCCGGCGTCGGCGGCAATCTGACCCCGCACTACGACACCGACAACGGCACGTGGGACGGCGACACCGAATACGACCGCGCGGTAGGCCCCAATCAACACCTGCCCTCGGGCTGGGACACCTACGGCGCCGACGGCAACGGCGACGGCGTCAAGGATCCGCACAACGCCTACGACTCGGCGCTGGCCAGCGCGCGGGAACTGTGCCTGAGCGCCGGACCGGGCGGCGTCGACTTCACCGACCGCGGCCAACTGGCCGACGCGCTGTACCGCTACAACCACAGCCAGGCCTACGTCGAAGACGTGCTGGAAGCCATCGACCGCTTCGACGCCATCCGGGTGTCCGCGGGAAGCGGCGCCGGCAATTCGCACGGTCAGGCGGCAGCCGAGTGGGCGCTGCGCCAGGTCGGCAAACCCTACGTCTGGGCCGCCGAAGGCCCGGCCGCCTTCGACTGCTCCGGCCTGACCATGCAGGCCTGGGCCGCGGCCGGCATCGACATCCCCCGCGTCACTACCGACCAGTACCGAGCCGGCCGACACGTCAGCCCGGAACGGCTCCAGCCCGGGGACCTGCTGTTCTACGACACCACCGACGCCGGCGCCCCCGGCCCCGCCCCCAGCCACGTCACGATGTACATCGGCGACGGGAAGATGGTCAACGCCCCGTCACCCGGGCAGACCGTGCGCACCCAACCCGTGCAGGATGACTTCTACAGCCCGCGGTTCATGGGCGCCGTTCGACCATCCCCATAGCAAGGTCGTAAGCGCTAAGATTGGGCATTGGCCATGTCACCTTTCGTCTAGTCAACGTTGGTAGTGGCCGAGGAGTGGCCGGTTTCGACTGGCCACTCCTCCTTCTGGGCCGAACTCTGGTTGATGCGGAAGGCTCTCCGGTGCGCGACTCGGTACGTCGCTGTTCCACCGGGCCCGTTGGGAAAGCTGGTGCCTGGAGAAGCAGAGGCTATCCTTGCTGGTGGCGGAAATTGGCAGCTCCGGTGCGGCAGTAACCATTACCGGGCAGTAGCAACGACTCCTGCAACCACCGACAGTGGTTGTCCCGACAGTCCGGTACATCAATCCAGCAACCACCAACGACCTGACACACGAGAAGGCATCATCACCCGACGGAGCCTCCCCCTGAGTAGTGGACATCTCCGACAATGGAAACCAAGGAGGAGTCCACCACCATGGCCATGAAGCACTATCCGGCCGAGTTCAAAGCCGACGCGGTCGCGCTGTACCGGTCCCGGCCCGGCGCCACCATCGCCGAGATCGCCGACGAGCTCGGCGTCAACCGCGAGACGCTGCGCAACTGGATCCGCATCGACGACAGGCAGCGCTCGGCGACGGCCGCGCCGGCCCACCCCCGCCCGGCAGAGGCCGCGCCCGCGGGCGAGCCGCTGCAGCAGGAGAACAAACGGCTGCGCGCCCAGATCGCCGAACTGGAGAAGGAACGCGAGATCCTGCGCAAGGCGGCCGCCTATTTCGCGGGAGAGATGAAGCAGTGAGCCGCTTCTGCTTCGTCCAGGACCACCAGGGCGCCTACGGCGCCAAGCGGCTGTGCGCGGTGCTTCAGCTGTCGCGCTCGGGCTACTACGCCTGGCGGGCCCGCGCAGGCGCGCGTGAACAGCGGGCGGCCGCCGACGCCGAACTGACCACCCGGATCGCGGCGATCCACGCGGCCGACCGCGCCTGCGGGGCGCCGAGGATCACCGCCGAGCTGCGCGAGCAGGGCCACGTAATCAACCACAAGCGGGTGGAGCGCCTGATGCGCACCGCCGGCATCGAAGGCCTGCACCTGCGCAGGAAAGTGCGCACCACGGTGCCCGAGCCCGCCACGGCCCCGGCGGGCGACCTGCTGGGCCGCGACTTCACCGCCCAGGCGCCCAACACCCGCTATGTCGGCGACATCACCTACCTGCCCGTGGACGGCGACCGGTTCCTGTACCTGGCCACGGTGATCGACCTGTACTCGCGGCGGGTGGTGGGCTGGTCCATCGCCGACCATATGCGCGCCGAACTCGTCTGCGATGCGTTGGAGGGGGCCCGGCGCGCGCGGGGCGGCTGCCTGGACGGCGCGGTCTTCCACACCGACCACGGCGCCCAATACACCTCCCGGCGGTTCCAGACACAGTGTGCGGAGCTGGGGGTGGTGCGCTCGATGGGCGCGGTGGGCTCCTCGGCCGACAACGCCGCGGCCGAGGCCTTCCACGCCACTCTCAAACGCGAAACCCTCCAGGGGCCCGGCTTGAAGCGGTGGCCCAGCCCGCACACGGCGCGCATGGCGGTGTTCTCCTGGATCAACCGCTACAACACCCGCCGCAGGCACTCGGCGATCGGCTACCTCGCCCCCGCCGTCTACGAGCACCGAACCGCTAAGCTGCACCTGGCTGCCTGATTACCGGGTGTCCACACTCAAGGGGGAACCCCCGACCAACTAGAAGGAGTCCAGACCGCATGGAGCCAGTAAACCCGGACTGCCACCAATGCAAGGACCATGGCCTGAACTTGCCCGATGGACACCGGGCGTGCCAGCAACACATCCCATCGCAATGGCGTAGCACCCTGGACGACCTTGACCACAGGGCACAACGAGTCATCCCCGACGGATGGCCCTATGGGCCAAACATCGACGTCCAAGCGCGCATTGATCTCATCAGGTGGGCCGAGTCCCTTGGCGTGAAGCACTCGGGAACGCGCTGTCAACAACTCCACTGGCTACGCTCGGGGCAGTGCCAGGAGGCAGATTGCCGCCCGCTCGGGTGGATGGACCACACCACCCGGTGGACGCGCGACGGCGAGCCCGCGCTGCTCCTCACGCAGCCCTATGGCAGCCCTGAAACTCTTCGTGAAAGCATCGGCTGGCTCCTGGAGGACGACGCGTTCTATGTGGCGATGGAGCCGAGCTGGTACGGGCATGGAACGACGGGGATCTTCGTCTGGCGTTCCGATGTCTGGCAAAGTCTCCAAGAGGACTGACACACGCAGGCCCGGCACGCACTACATGGTGCCGGGCCTCACGGCCGGTTGCTCTACCGCCCCAGAAACTTGGAGCCTGTCCTTACGTGGCCGCTGTCGGGAGGCGTAACCGTGTAGTCGAGAGCTTCCAAGGCAGCCGATGCGATCCTTGGATTGTCGCGGATCGCACTACGAAGCTGTATCCCTCGCCAGCGCTCCAGACCCTCGGTCAACGCCTTTTCCCAGCCAGCAGCACAGTCGACCCCGAACTCCTCGATGAGCATCCACAGCACTTCCTCGACACATGGCCGGTAGCGGTGGCCCCCTACAGGAAAGTGGATCTCTTGGAGTCGTGCGATCTTGTCTTGTTTGGCCTTCGCGCCGCCGCGCCCCATTCCTCCGAGTCGCAGCAGATGGGCGAACTCGTCCCGGTGTGCGTGGACATGCAGATGTGCCGCAGGCGGCGAGGTCCAACTACGCATGTACTCGTAACGGAA contains:
- a CDS encoding IS3 family transposase (programmed frameshift); amino-acid sequence: MAMKHYPAEFKADAVALYRSRPGATIAEIADELGVNRETLRNWIRIDDRQRSATAAPAHPRPAEAAPAGEPLQQENKRLRAQIAELEKEREILRKAAAYFGGRDEAVSRFCFVQDHQGAYGAKRLCAVLQLSRSGYYAWRARAGAREQRAAADAELTTRIAAIHAADRACGAPRITAELREQGHVINHKRVERLMRTAGIEGLHLRRKVRTTVPEPATAPAGDLLGRDFTAQAPNTRYVGDITYLPVDGDRFLYLATVIDLYSRRVVGWSIADHMRAELVCDALEGARRARGGCLDGAVFHTDHGAQYTSRRFQTQCAELGVVRSMGAVGSSADNAAAEAFHATLKRETLQGPGLKRWPSPHTARMAVFSWINRYNTRRRHSAIGYLAPAVYEHRTAKLHLAA
- a CDS encoding PrgI family protein — protein: MRVRMPADIEREDKLLANLSARQLLIIGIPGLGLWALWSALGDAVPLPVLGALAVPLMGAAVAAALIQRDGLSLDRLLVAAVRFHRAPKRRATTAPSSAEVPSWISADPGPLPAPLELPVSAIGDDGVIDLGEHGAALVLDCSTVNVGLRTEEERAALVSGFASYLNSLAAPVQILVRAESVRLDPLIAALDAAAPTLPHPALEQAARAHADFLNDLAASHTLLYRRVLLVVREPAAHGRQAAATLKRRADDAARALAGAGSTATVLDGPRAVAVLAAAADPTRTGGVAPEDLAAPDAVITGPETEQQEEG
- a CDS encoding replication-relaxation family protein, with the translated sequence MLRPDHHTPVRPRSSPEVIKTLVARLTDRDRHIMRLIWRHKVLTTDQLTALGWNAYNTAKQRLATLHRLRALDRIRPWNPRGGAPWHYVLDTPGAEILAAEHGQTLREFGYRRDRALAPATSAALGHLRGLNQVFTDLYAHTRTAAHDAHLDWWTEAECADLYGDIVRPDGAGTWTTDGRSVGFFLEYDTGTERLRRLVDKVEAYGELAQATATALVVLFHLPSRRREAHLRRALGSRPAVAVATATHEAHPAEAVWVRADDPHLHPRRLIDLAPDHTAEQPMLFDHTAEEEDVG
- a CDS encoding type IV secretory system conjugative DNA transfer family protein, which encodes MTPRLTELGRLPTALAEFLFFLITTYGWYLLSAALMIVAALLAARAAASWLRHRRWARDARLIEILPPPESDMAGAVHLWRQMLGTLRPVWKRALLGQPHVVWEYAMTTTGLGIRMWIPGPIPPGLVERAITSSWPGAAATTHPVRPPEADQHVRGGRVRLARPDHYPIETGYDEDPVRALIGAAGDLVGDEEILVQVAVRPITGARLRRAGRAAHRLRHTAPETADPFAPGHRPRRHGPSPEASSEIRAIVHKATQPRLETHIRYLISSTGDGEQARQARRGRSHALAAAFAVFSGYNHYQRRRMLLAPQWLATVRFMGHGDLLTAAELAAVAHLPLDETVPGLQRAPARPVPPPPQVAADSPQARLLGTAEQSKRRTIAQHAADARQHTHIIGGTGTGKTTLLMNMALDDIAKGRGLVMIEPKGESDLLLPRIPEKAMDRVVLIDPDDDAPPPALNVLAGSDPVRTADTITGVFQRIFADSWGPRTDDILRSAVLTLAGTPQASLANIPKLLDNSSFRRRATAHLEPTSVLAGFWSWYEGLSEPARAHATAPLMNKLRAVLLRDFARDLLAARPQHSLNLAPLLDEDAIIIARLPKGVLGEDTSSLLGSLVLAQVWQGVLARAGQREAQRRDINLYLDEAHNFLTLPYGLGDMLAEARAYRAGLTIAHQDLAQLPRELREATSTNARSKIFFDVSPEDARALARHVQPELGEHDLSHLARFQAATRLVAHGALTPAFTLRTRPLPAPIRGRATAVRKAARTNHTRQPQ
- a CDS encoding VirB4 family type IV secretion system protein, with amino-acid sequence MRRLLRTRRAHRTATGSGPVNAEVEIGQRRMRLGEGAAASFVVTGYPAEVGHAWLEPLLTYPGRLDVSLHIEPVPPKVAADRLRRQMARLESSNQTGAEQGKLEDFESEVAADDARDMAASLARGDGKLFRVGLSVTVHAASDEELDEEVGHVQSLASSMLIDARPASYRQLQGWVSALPTGVDLLGQRRSMDTHALSAAYPFASPDVAVETSPTAVLYGLNADSSGVVVWDRWALDTYNTVVLARSGAGKSYFCKLDLLRSMYAGITAAVIDPEDEYSRLTEAVGGTTIRLGEPGVHLNPLDLALDQAANRDALSRRALFLHTLLAVMLGGPLGPRQRAALDQALIATYRAAGITADERTWNRPAPLLADLVATLENEGDEHGQDLAVQLAPYTTGSYSELFRAPTTRRPSGHLVSWSLRDLPDELKATGTLLALDAIWRTVADAAPDHPRMVLVDEGWLLMSEPEGAKFLFRLAKAARKRWVGLTVATQDAADVLGSELGKAVVANSATQILMRQAPQAIDQMADSFALSDGERRHLLTASPGDALLCSGQRRVAFRVVASQAEHQLVTTNPAEFAHPARSDEGSTELDVDTAEEDDLL
- a CDS encoding C40 family peptidase — protein: MASLGCGVAVGAAALLVPAVAVSALTAVSSPTAAAAPEEVAGVPDTLLDAYAGAAARLHETQPQCSGMRWQILAGIGKIESSLLAGHDIAPNGDVSPPMIGPRLDGSGVGGNLTPHYDTDNGTWDGDTEYDRAVGPNQHLPSGWDTYGADGNGDGVKDPHNAYDSALASARELCLSAGPGGVDFTDRGQLADALYRYNHSQAYVEDVLEAIDRFDAIRVSAGSGAGNSHGQAAAEWALRQVGKPYVWAAEGPAAFDCSGLTMQAWAAAGIDIPRVTTDQYRAGRHVSPERLQPGDLLFYDTTDAGAPGPAPSHVTMYIGDGKMVNAPSPGQTVRTQPVQDDFYSPRFMGAVRPSP